A single region of the Massilia sp. erpn genome encodes:
- a CDS encoding tetratricopeptide repeat protein, with protein sequence MPKFRLAHLGLVMAAIGFNAAAPLVGLSSVAHAADAIRAEVGKPLQEAQKLAQAGKNKEALAKLKEADAVGGKSDNEKYMIERTRVSAAMAAGDNDTAVKALETVLNSGRLSAAETPKFTQALASIYYRAKDYPKAITWIQRSLKDSNDGQMRQLLIQSYYQSGKYAEAAKELQAQGGRASEESLQMLANIQLKQNDKAGYVSTLEKLAASYPKTSYWADLLNRVVGKPGFSTSTLNLDVLRLKLALGLLAKPGEYMEMSQLSLQSGNPAEALKVVEQGYKKGALGTGADAGRHQRLKDLAVKTQADNAKAQAAQEAELIKNKDADGLANMGFALVSEGKGDQGLKLIEQAIKFGSAKRPEEMKLHFGLAQFNAGKKPAALNTLKSVKGEHGEAELARYWTMYINHPM encoded by the coding sequence ATGCCTAAGTTTCGTCTCGCTCATCTCGGCCTGGTGATGGCCGCTATTGGTTTTAACGCAGCTGCCCCCCTGGTCGGCCTGAGCTCGGTAGCCCATGCCGCCGACGCCATCCGCGCCGAAGTCGGCAAGCCTCTGCAAGAAGCACAGAAACTGGCACAGGCCGGCAAGAACAAGGAAGCCCTGGCCAAGCTGAAGGAAGCCGATGCGGTCGGCGGCAAATCCGACAACGAAAAATACATGATCGAGCGTACCCGCGTGTCGGCCGCCATGGCTGCCGGCGACAACGATACCGCCGTCAAAGCGCTCGAAACGGTGCTCAATTCCGGCCGCCTGTCCGCCGCCGAAACGCCGAAATTCACCCAGGCCCTGGCCAGCATCTATTACCGCGCCAAGGACTATCCGAAAGCCATCACCTGGATTCAGCGTTCGCTGAAGGACAGCAACGACGGCCAGATGCGCCAGCTGCTGATCCAGTCCTACTACCAGAGCGGCAAATACGCCGAAGCGGCCAAGGAACTGCAAGCCCAGGGCGGCAGAGCCAGCGAAGAAAGCCTGCAGATGCTGGCCAATATCCAGCTCAAGCAGAACGACAAGGCTGGTTATGTGAGCACCCTGGAAAAACTGGCGGCCAGCTATCCGAAAACCAGCTACTGGGCTGACCTGCTGAACCGCGTGGTCGGCAAGCCGGGCTTCTCGACCAGCACCCTGAACCTCGACGTGCTGCGCCTGAAACTGGCGCTGGGCCTGCTGGCCAAGCCGGGCGAGTACATGGAAATGTCGCAGCTGTCCCTGCAATCGGGCAATCCGGCCGAAGCGCTGAAAGTCGTCGAGCAAGGCTACAAAAAAGGCGCGCTGGGCACCGGCGCCGACGCCGGCCGTCACCAGCGTCTGAAAGACCTGGCCGTGAAAACCCAGGCCGACAATGCCAAGGCGCAGGCTGCCCAGGAAGCGGAGCTGATCAAGAACAAGGATGCCGATGGCCTGGCCAATATGGGCTTCGCCCTGGTATCCGAAGGCAAAGGCGATCAGGGTCTGAAACTGATCGAGCAAGCCATCAAGTTCGGCAGCGCCAAGCGTCCTGAAGAAATGAAGCTGCACTTCGGTCTGGCCCAGTTCAACGCCGGCAAGAAGCCAGCCGCCCTGAACACCCTGAAAAGTGTGAAAGGCGAGCACGGCGAAGCCGAGCTGGCACGCTACTGGACCATGTACATCAATCATCCGATGTAA
- a CDS encoding biopolymer transporter ExbD yields MSMNVGSGSAAGADPEPMMEVNMTPLIDVMLVLIIMLIITIPKANHSVNLNMPVGTPPPPTKEPVVVTIDVDFDGTILWDNAVIPDRSALEAKLMTVAAQADQPEVHLRPNKLVSYKVVAGVMASAQRLGVTKIGLVGNEQFQ; encoded by the coding sequence ATGAGTATGAATGTCGGTTCGGGTAGCGCTGCTGGCGCGGATCCGGAACCAATGATGGAAGTGAACATGACGCCGCTGATCGACGTCATGCTGGTGCTGATCATCATGCTGATTATCACGATTCCGAAAGCGAATCACTCGGTGAACTTGAACATGCCGGTCGGCACCCCGCCGCCGCCTACCAAGGAACCCGTGGTTGTGACGATCGACGTGGACTTTGACGGCACCATTCTGTGGGACAACGCGGTTATTCCTGACCGCTCGGCCCTGGAAGCGAAGTTGATGACCGTGGCAGCGCAAGCTGACCAGCCTGAGGTGCATCTGCGCCCCAACAAGCTGGTGTCGTATAAAGTGGTAGCAGGCGTGATGGCTTCGGCCCAGCGTCTGGGCGTAACCAAGATTGGCCTGGTCGGTAACGAACAGTTCCAATAA
- a CDS encoding biopolymer transporter ExbD — MSMSVGSDSGEDTVMSEINTTPLVDIMLVLLIIFLITSPVVLKLQKITLPEEVNQAMQPKPENVNIVINKDGDMYWNQKKMADTNELFDFLKVEAVKLPQPEVHVRGDQDARYEFIGKVIYTAQRAGIQKVGFITEPPDKM; from the coding sequence ATGTCGATGTCCGTTGGCTCCGATAGCGGAGAAGATACCGTAATGTCAGAGATCAACACGACGCCCCTCGTGGACATCATGTTGGTTCTTCTGATCATCTTCCTGATCACCAGCCCGGTCGTGCTCAAACTGCAGAAAATCACTCTGCCGGAAGAGGTCAACCAGGCGATGCAACCTAAGCCAGAAAACGTCAACATCGTTATCAATAAAGATGGTGACATGTACTGGAACCAGAAGAAAATGGCGGACACCAATGAGTTGTTCGATTTTCTGAAGGTAGAGGCGGTCAAGCTGCCCCAGCCGGAAGTCCATGTGCGCGGCGACCAAGACGCGCGCTATGAATTCATCGGCAAGGTCATCTACACTGCCCAGCGTGCTGGCATCCAGAAGGTCGGTTTCATCACCGAACCGCCTGACAAGATGTAA
- a CDS encoding MotA/TolQ/ExbB proton channel family protein — MFKNTRLSAVLAAVLFSVTAASALVSAPAFADAPASAAAAAPAAAPADTAAAPAADAAAAAPAASAPAAGKHGNMEEVENPFGLQAVWNGGFVPRATLIIMIIMSMGSWYIIITKLIDQMKIMRQAKETSAKFWKASSIAAGSATLTEGSPFRFIAESGTKATAHHDGALLEQIDLSTWVTMSIQRAVDKVQSRLQDGLSFLATVGSTAPFIGLFGTVWGIYGALTNIGMTGNASIDKVAGPVGEALIMTAFGLLVAVPAVLGYNWLVRRNKSAMEEVRSFSADVHSVLISGAMSTSEAAGRAAGAKKIG, encoded by the coding sequence ATGTTTAAGAATACCCGTTTGTCCGCTGTACTGGCCGCTGTGCTGTTCTCGGTGACCGCAGCATCCGCCCTGGTGAGCGCCCCAGCTTTCGCTGACGCGCCAGCCTCGGCCGCCGCTGCCGCCCCTGCAGCCGCCCCAGCGGATACGGCCGCTGCACCAGCTGCTGACGCTGCTGCTGCCGCTCCTGCAGCCAGCGCTCCAGCTGCCGGCAAACATGGCAATATGGAAGAAGTGGAAAACCCATTCGGTCTGCAAGCCGTGTGGAATGGTGGTTTCGTGCCACGCGCAACCCTGATCATCATGATCATCATGTCCATGGGTTCCTGGTACATCATCATCACCAAACTGATCGACCAGATGAAGATCATGCGTCAAGCCAAGGAAACTTCGGCCAAGTTCTGGAAAGCTTCCTCGATCGCCGCTGGCTCCGCCACCCTGACCGAAGGCTCCCCATTCCGCTTCATCGCTGAATCGGGCACCAAGGCCACCGCCCACCACGACGGCGCCCTGCTGGAACAAATCGACCTGTCGACCTGGGTGACCATGTCCATCCAACGCGCTGTTGACAAAGTGCAGTCCCGCCTGCAAGACGGCCTGTCCTTCCTGGCAACCGTGGGTTCGACCGCACCGTTCATCGGTCTGTTCGGTACCGTGTGGGGTATTTACGGCGCGCTGACCAACATCGGCATGACCGGTAACGCCTCGATCGACAAAGTCGCTGGTCCTGTGGGTGAAGCGCTGATCATGACCGCTTTCGGTCTGCTGGTCGCCGTTCCTGCCGTTCTGGGTTACAACTGGCTGGTACGTCGTAACAAGTCCGCGATGGAAGAAGTGCGTTCCTTCTCCGCTGACGTGCACTCCGTGCTGATTTCCGGCGCCATGTCCACCAGCGAAGCTGCTGGCCGCGCTGCCGGTGCTAAAAAGATTGGGTAA
- a CDS encoding energy transducer TonB: MNFTHNGKSQKNYTGITIVILLHILIGYGVVSGLGKRLVSKMTEPVETKIIEEVAPPPPKELPPPPPPPEMKAPPPPFIPPVEVNVQQPPPQQNVIANATNVKPATTDLQKTAPAAPPAPPAPPAQSVRVEAVADFSTCAKPEWPKSSLRNEETGTVTLSFLIGADGRVVESKLVKSSGFRDLDKAAQVGISKCKFKPAMIDGKPEQAWKQMQYVWTLE, translated from the coding sequence ATGAATTTCACGCATAACGGTAAGAGCCAGAAGAACTACACCGGCATTACCATCGTAATCTTGTTGCACATCCTGATTGGCTACGGTGTCGTATCTGGCTTGGGCAAGCGCCTGGTCAGCAAGATGACCGAACCAGTGGAGACCAAGATCATCGAGGAGGTTGCCCCTCCTCCGCCAAAGGAGCTGCCACCGCCACCGCCGCCACCGGAAATGAAAGCGCCACCACCGCCCTTCATTCCACCGGTTGAGGTGAACGTACAGCAACCGCCGCCGCAGCAGAACGTGATCGCCAACGCGACCAACGTGAAGCCCGCGACAACTGATCTGCAGAAGACGGCCCCGGCTGCACCGCCAGCACCGCCTGCACCGCCAGCCCAATCGGTTCGCGTCGAAGCAGTGGCTGATTTCAGCACCTGCGCGAAACCGGAATGGCCGAAGTCGTCCCTGCGTAACGAAGAAACGGGTACGGTAACCTTATCGTTCCTGATTGGAGCCGACGGCCGCGTCGTCGAATCCAAATTAGTGAAATCCAGTGGCTTTAGGGACTTGGACAAGGCCGCTCAAGTGGGCATCAGCAAGTGTAAATTCAAGCCTGCGATGATCGACGGCAAGCCGGAACAAGCGTGGAAGCAAATGCAATACGTCTGGACGCTGGAGTAA
- a CDS encoding SpoVR family protein has translation MNQMIKRQPHPRALPEQSEWTFELIEQAHEEIRRVAENFGLDTYPNQLEIITAEQMMDAYTSVGMPVSYNHWSFGKHFLSTEKGYKRGQMGLAYEIVINSNPCIAYLMEENSLTMQALVIAHAAYGHNSFFKGNYLFRTWTDADAIVDYMVFAKNYIAECEQRHGIDAVELLLDSCHAIQNYGVDRYKRPAKLSLAQEQARQKEREAYLQSQINELWRTVPRREEMEVDRPAPRFPQEPEENLLYFIEKYAPLLEPWQREMVRIVRKISQYFYPQRQTQVMNEGWATFWHYTILNQLYAEGVIGDGFMMEFLKSHTNVVYQPPVHSPYYNGINPYALGFAMMSDIRRICENPTSEDREWFPDIAGSDWRKTLDFAMRNFKDESFIAQFLSPRLIREFHFFAVLDDDKNEKLSVSAIHDELGYRYVRQQLAEQYNLGNREPNIQVWSVNTRDDRALTLRHTQFQRRPLNQQAAEVLKHVARLWGFDVHLDTVAPDGQVVSTLEVKREKRARNS, from the coding sequence ATGAACCAGATGATCAAACGCCAGCCGCATCCGCGCGCCCTGCCCGAGCAGTCGGAGTGGACCTTCGAACTGATCGAGCAGGCCCATGAGGAAATCCGCCGTGTGGCGGAAAACTTCGGCCTCGATACCTACCCGAACCAGCTGGAAATCATCACGGCCGAGCAGATGATGGACGCCTATACCTCGGTCGGCATGCCGGTTTCATATAACCACTGGTCCTTCGGCAAGCATTTCCTCTCCACGGAAAAAGGCTATAAGCGCGGCCAGATGGGACTGGCGTATGAGATCGTCATCAACTCCAATCCCTGCATCGCCTATTTAATGGAGGAGAACAGCCTGACCATGCAGGCGCTGGTGATCGCCCACGCTGCCTATGGCCACAACTCTTTCTTTAAAGGCAACTACCTGTTCCGCACCTGGACCGATGCCGACGCCATCGTCGACTATATGGTGTTTGCCAAGAACTATATCGCCGAGTGCGAGCAGCGCCACGGCATCGACGCGGTCGAGCTGCTGCTCGACTCCTGCCACGCCATCCAGAATTACGGGGTGGACCGCTACAAGCGCCCGGCCAAGCTGTCGCTGGCCCAGGAGCAGGCGCGTCAGAAAGAGCGCGAAGCCTATCTGCAATCGCAGATCAACGAGCTGTGGCGCACCGTGCCGCGCCGCGAGGAAATGGAAGTGGACAGGCCGGCGCCGCGCTTTCCGCAGGAGCCCGAAGAAAACCTGCTCTACTTTATAGAGAAGTACGCGCCCCTGCTCGAACCCTGGCAGCGCGAGATGGTGCGCATCGTGCGCAAGATTTCCCAGTATTTCTATCCGCAGCGCCAGACCCAGGTGATGAACGAGGGCTGGGCCACCTTCTGGCACTACACCATCCTCAACCAGCTGTATGCCGAAGGCGTGATCGGCGACGGCTTCATGATGGAATTCCTGAAGAGCCATACCAATGTGGTGTACCAGCCGCCGGTGCACAGCCCTTACTATAATGGCATCAACCCGTATGCCCTGGGTTTTGCCATGATGAGCGATATCCGCCGCATCTGCGAAAACCCGACCAGCGAAGACCGCGAATGGTTCCCCGACATCGCCGGCAGCGACTGGCGCAAGACCCTGGACTTCGCCATGCGCAATTTCAAGGACGAGAGCTTCATCGCCCAATTCCTGTCACCGCGCCTGATCCGCGAGTTCCATTTCTTTGCCGTGCTCGACGACGACAAGAACGAGAAGCTGTCGGTCTCGGCCATCCATGACGAACTGGGCTATCGCTATGTGCGCCAGCAGCTGGCCGAGCAATACAATCTGGGCAACCGCGAGCCGAATATCCAGGTGTGGTCAGTGAATACCCGCGATGACCGCGCCCTCACGCTACGCCATACCCAGTTCCAGCGCCGCCCCTTGAATCAGCAGGCCGCCGAAGTGCTCAAGCATGTGGCCCGGCTGTGGGGCTTCGATGTGCACCTGGACACCGTAGCCCCGGACGGCCAGGTGGTCAGCACGCTGGAAGTCAAACGTGAAAAGCGCGCCCGCAATAGTTAA
- a CDS encoding YeaH/YhbH family protein — MTYLIDRRLQGKNKSAVNRERFLRRYKGQIKDAVGRAIKGRSITDIENGEKVSIPVKDVNEPTFGHAHGGVWEVINPGNQEYQKGDQIARPKGGGGAGRGRAGNSDQLTEDDFIFELSREEFMNYFFEDLELPHMVKTQLTATTEFKQQRAGYTVSGTPSNIHVLRSLRGALGRRIAVGGNSRKRLIEAERELEELLLAGAPLEDPDVVELKKLIHHLHTRLLAIPFIDPFDLRYSNRIKVPKPMTQAVMFCIMDVSGSMDEQRKDTAKRFFILLYLFLKRVYDKIEVVFIRHHTAASEVSEDEFFHSRESGGTVVSSALHLLNKIVDERFAPGQWNSYVAQASDGDNWDNDSVLCRQLLINTIMPKVQYYTYVEITDGPPQNLWEQYAQVPDHHPNFAMQKIVTPADIYPVFRELFKKQPK; from the coding sequence TTGACCTACCTCATCGATCGTCGCTTGCAAGGCAAGAACAAGTCCGCGGTCAACCGCGAACGCTTCTTGCGCCGTTACAAAGGCCAGATCAAGGATGCCGTGGGGCGCGCCATCAAGGGCCGCTCCATCACGGATATTGAGAATGGCGAGAAAGTCTCGATTCCCGTCAAGGACGTGAACGAGCCCACCTTCGGCCATGCCCATGGCGGCGTGTGGGAAGTGATCAACCCCGGCAACCAGGAATACCAGAAAGGCGACCAGATCGCCCGCCCCAAAGGCGGCGGCGGCGCCGGGCGCGGCCGCGCCGGCAATAGCGACCAGCTCACCGAAGACGATTTCATCTTCGAACTGTCGCGCGAAGAATTCATGAATTATTTCTTCGAGGACTTGGAGCTGCCGCATATGGTGAAGACCCAGCTCACCGCGACCACCGAGTTCAAGCAGCAGCGCGCCGGCTACACGGTGTCGGGCACGCCATCGAATATCCATGTGCTGCGCTCCCTGCGCGGCGCCCTCGGGCGGCGCATCGCCGTCGGCGGCAATTCGCGCAAGCGCCTGATCGAGGCCGAACGCGAGCTGGAGGAATTGCTGCTGGCCGGCGCCCCGCTGGAAGACCCGGACGTGGTCGAGCTGAAAAAGCTGATCCACCACCTGCACACGCGGCTGCTGGCCATCCCCTTCATCGACCCGTTCGACTTGCGCTACAGCAACCGGATCAAGGTGCCCAAGCCCATGACCCAGGCCGTGATGTTCTGCATCATGGACGTCTCCGGGTCGATGGACGAGCAGCGCAAGGATACGGCCAAGCGCTTCTTCATCCTGCTCTACCTCTTCCTCAAGCGCGTCTACGACAAGATCGAGGTGGTCTTCATCCGCCACCATACGGCCGCCTCGGAAGTCAGCGAGGATGAATTCTTCCACTCGCGCGAGTCGGGCGGCACCGTGGTTTCCTCGGCCCTGCACCTGCTCAACAAGATCGTCGACGAGCGCTTCGCGCCCGGCCAGTGGAACAGCTATGTGGCCCAGGCCTCGGACGGCGACAACTGGGACAACGATTCGGTGCTGTGCCGCCAGCTGCTGATCAATACCATCATGCCCAAGGTGCAGTACTACACCTATGTCGAGATCACCGACGGGCCGCCGCAGAATCTGTGGGAACAGTACGCCCAGGTGCCGGACCACCATCCGAACTTTGCCATGCAAAAAATCGTCACGCCGGCCGATATCTATCCGGTGTTCCGCGAACTGTTCAAGAAGCAGCCGAAATAA
- a CDS encoding PrkA family serine protein kinase translates to MTIFDNYAARYERTREEEMSLSEYLALCKKDRLTYASAAERMLAAIGEPTLVDTRNDTRLSRIFANKVIKIYPAFREFYGMEEVIEQVVSYFRHAAQGLEERKQILYLLGPVGGGKSSIAEKLKSLMEQVPFYCLKGSPVNESPLGLFSEQEDGVILEEDYGIPRRYLRNIPSPWAVKRLHEFNGDINQFRVVKRYPSVLKQVAISKTEPGDENNQDISSLVGKVDIRKLEDYAQDDPDAYSYSGGLCLANQGLMEFVEMFKAPIKVLHPLLTATQEGNYKGTEGFGAIPFDGIILAHSNESEWKSFKNNRNNEAFLDRIYIVKVPYCLRVTDEIKIYDKLMANSSLDKAPCAPGTLRMMAQFAILSRLKEPENSSVFSKMLVYDGENLKDTDPKAKSIHEYVDYAGVDEGMNGLSTRFAFKILSKVFNFDSTEVAANPVHLLYVLEQQVEREQFPPETEQKYFSYIKEHLAQRYVEFIGKEIQTAYLESYSEYGQNIFDRYVTFADFWIQDQEYRDPDTGESFDREALNNELEKIEKPAGISNPKDFRNEIVNFGLRARANNGGKNPAWTSYEKFRTVIEKKMFSNTEELLPVISFNAKASAEDANKHADFVARMVEKGYTAKQVRLLCEWYLRVRKSS, encoded by the coding sequence ATGACCATTTTTGACAACTACGCAGCACGGTACGAGCGCACCAGGGAAGAGGAAATGTCGCTTTCCGAATATCTGGCCCTATGCAAGAAAGACCGGCTGACCTATGCCTCGGCGGCCGAACGCATGCTGGCCGCCATTGGCGAGCCGACCCTGGTCGACACGCGCAACGATACCCGCCTGTCGCGTATCTTCGCCAATAAGGTCATCAAGATTTATCCCGCCTTCCGCGAGTTCTACGGCATGGAGGAGGTGATCGAACAGGTCGTTTCCTATTTCCGCCACGCCGCGCAAGGCCTGGAAGAACGCAAGCAAATCCTGTATCTGCTGGGCCCGGTCGGCGGCGGCAAGTCCTCGATCGCGGAAAAGCTCAAGTCCCTGATGGAGCAAGTGCCTTTCTACTGCCTGAAAGGTTCGCCGGTTAACGAATCGCCGCTGGGCCTGTTCAGCGAACAGGAAGACGGCGTCATCCTGGAAGAGGATTACGGCATCCCGCGCCGCTATCTGCGCAATATCCCCAGCCCGTGGGCCGTCAAGCGCCTGCATGAATTCAACGGCGACATCAACCAGTTCCGCGTGGTCAAGCGCTATCCCTCCGTGCTGAAGCAGGTCGCCATTTCGAAAACCGAGCCGGGCGACGAGAACAACCAGGACATCTCCTCGCTGGTGGGCAAGGTCGATATCCGCAAGCTGGAAGACTATGCCCAGGACGATCCGGACGCCTACAGCTATTCCGGCGGCCTGTGCCTGGCCAACCAGGGCTTGATGGAATTCGTCGAAATGTTCAAGGCGCCGATCAAGGTGCTGCACCCGCTGCTGACGGCCACCCAGGAAGGCAATTACAAGGGCACGGAAGGCTTTGGCGCCATCCCCTTCGACGGCATCATCCTGGCCCACTCGAATGAATCGGAATGGAAGAGCTTCAAGAACAACCGCAATAACGAAGCTTTCCTCGACCGTATCTATATCGTCAAGGTGCCGTACTGCCTGCGCGTGACGGACGAGATCAAGATCTACGACAAGCTCATGGCCAATTCCTCGCTGGACAAGGCGCCCTGCGCGCCCGGCACCCTGCGCATGATGGCCCAGTTCGCCATCCTGTCGCGCCTGAAGGAGCCGGAAAACTCCAGCGTGTTCAGCAAGATGCTGGTCTACGATGGCGAGAACCTCAAGGACACCGACCCGAAAGCCAAGTCCATCCACGAGTATGTCGACTACGCCGGCGTGGACGAGGGCATGAACGGCCTGTCGACCCGCTTCGCCTTCAAGATCCTGTCCAAGGTCTTCAACTTCGATTCGACCGAGGTGGCGGCCAATCCGGTGCACCTGCTGTATGTGCTGGAGCAGCAGGTCGAGCGCGAACAGTTCCCGCCCGAAACCGAGCAGAAATACTTCTCCTATATAAAAGAGCACCTGGCGCAGCGCTATGTCGAATTCATCGGCAAGGAAATCCAGACCGCCTATCTGGAAAGCTATTCCGAATACGGCCAGAACATCTTCGACCGCTATGTGACCTTTGCCGACTTCTGGATCCAGGACCAGGAATACCGCGATCCCGACACCGGCGAAAGCTTCGACCGCGAAGCGCTCAACAACGAGCTGGAAAAAATCGAGAAGCCGGCCGGGATTTCCAATCCCAAGGACTTCCGCAACGAGATCGTCAACTTCGGCCTGCGCGCACGGGCCAATAACGGCGGCAAGAATCCGGCCTGGACCAGCTACGAGAAATTCCGCACCGTGATCGAGAAGAAAATGTTCTCCAACACCGAGGAATTGCTGCCGGTGATTTCTTTCAACGCCAAGGCCAGCGCCGAGGACGCCAACAAGCACGCCGACTTTGTCGCGCGCATGGTGGAGAAAGGCTATACGGCCAAGCAGGTCCGTCTGCTGTGCGAATGGTATCTGCGCGTGAGGAAGTCATCCTAA
- a CDS encoding adenosine deaminase — MNTSLRSIVQNMPKAELHIHIEGSLEPELIFALAERNGVSLPYASVEALRAAYAFKDLQSFLDIYYAGASVLLQEQDFYDMTAAYLRRAEADHVRHTEIFFDPQTHTARGVPMATVINGIHRACQDSPVSATLILCFLRHLSEDDAIATLEAALPYRDQFIGVGLDSSEVGNPPEKFARVFSRCKDLGLRLVAHAGEEGPPAYIYAALDVLHVERIDHGVRCLEDHALTKRLAEEGVPLTVCPLSNIKLCVFKDMQQHNLLQLLDAGLVATVNSDDPAYFGGYLNENLLAAFDSLPLGLQHAYQLARNSFVASFLSEADKQKHLDDVDAYFAAFNLT; from the coding sequence ATGAATACATCGCTGCGCTCCATCGTGCAGAACATGCCCAAGGCCGAGCTGCATATCCATATCGAAGGTTCACTGGAACCCGAACTGATTTTCGCGCTGGCCGAACGCAATGGCGTCAGCCTGCCTTACGCTTCCGTGGAGGCGCTGCGCGCCGCCTATGCCTTCAAGGATCTGCAATCCTTCCTCGACATTTATTATGCCGGCGCCAGCGTACTGCTGCAGGAGCAGGACTTCTACGATATGACGGCGGCCTATCTGCGCCGCGCCGAGGCGGACCATGTGCGCCATACCGAAATCTTCTTCGACCCGCAGACCCATACCGCGCGCGGCGTGCCGATGGCCACCGTCATCAACGGCATCCACCGCGCCTGCCAGGACAGCCCGGTCAGCGCCACCCTGATCCTGTGCTTCCTGCGCCATCTGAGCGAGGATGACGCCATCGCCACCTTGGAAGCGGCATTGCCGTACCGCGATCAATTCATCGGCGTGGGCCTGGATTCCTCCGAGGTCGGCAACCCGCCGGAAAAATTCGCGCGCGTCTTCTCGCGCTGCAAGGATCTGGGTCTGCGCCTGGTGGCCCACGCCGGCGAGGAAGGTCCGCCAGCCTATATATATGCCGCCCTCGATGTGCTGCACGTCGAGCGCATCGACCACGGCGTGCGCTGCCTGGAAGACCATGCGCTGACCAAGCGTCTGGCCGAGGAGGGCGTGCCGCTGACGGTCTGCCCGCTGTCGAACATCAAGCTGTGCGTGTTCAAGGATATGCAGCAGCACAATCTGCTGCAGCTGCTGGACGCCGGCCTGGTCGCCACCGTCAATTCGGACGACCCGGCCTATTTCGGCGGCTACCTGAACGAGAATCTGCTGGCCGCTTTCGACTCGCTGCCTTTGGGTCTGCAGCACGCTTACCAGCTGGCGCGCAATAGTTTTGTGGCATCCTTCCTGAGCGAGGCGGACAAGCAAAAACATCTGGACGATGTGGATGCCTATTTCGCCGCCTTTAATTTGACCTAA